The genome window ACAAAAAGAATAGCGTTTTTTTCGTTTAATAGATACATTTTTTTAGCTTGATAGCGATGTGATGTGCCCCCTATAAATAATAATAAAAGATAAAAGAACTCAATTAATTACCAATTTATTTTTTATGCACCACAAGTATTAATTAAAGTTGTTTTAGATATATAACCACCTAATGAAGATATATATAACCATTTAGATGAATTATCATAATGTCCTTGGACATATTCTCCATTAACCCAAGTACCAGTTACATTAGTATCTTTATTAATGAAACCTACAACCTTAGCGCTAGCAGATGCTGTTTTTCGTACATTAGCGCCATATACGCCTACTTTTCCTCCATTTGTACAAAAACCTGATACATCATTTTTTTGTAAAAGATTAATTGTTGAAAATGATGAGGTGATACAAGTGCAAACAGGAGTTATTTGTAAACAATGTAATAATGAATACAAACAACTAAAGCAATATGATAAAAGGTTGGTGGTCCTCCATGCCCATCAACCTTTTATTATGAAGTAACACCTGAACGTATTATATTATTGTTTTTTATTAACAGACATAAAAATGATTTATTTGTTTTATTGATAATTACCAAACATTATTGTAAAATGTTTGTATATATATAAACTAAATTGACTTTCGTTTGATTTTCTAGAAAGAGATAGGAAGTAGTAATAACAATAAAATAATGGGTATATCACCTACAAAGAGCCGCAAAAAGAATGGAACCAGTACGGAAAAGATACTTTCGTAAAAAAATCAAAAAAATAAGAATTATTTACTCTTGAAGAAAAGTGACTAGAAAAGTTACAACCATATGAAGAATAAGGTTATACCAAAAAAAGTCTTAAAAGGGGGACAAAATTATGGAACAAAGAAAGTTTTCAGTAACACCTCAAGATCGAATGAATCATTTATTAGGTCTTTATTCTGCAGATCAACAAATTAACGCAGTTCTTTATTTTCCTGTAGGTATATCAAAGAAAATACTTGAACAATCAGTAAGGATAACGTTACAATTGCAGCCGGTTTTGAACAGCCGGTTTGTAGAAAATGATATTCCTTACTGGGAGGAACATTCATCTGCCACTAACTCACCTATTTGCCTTTTTGCAGAAGGAAATAATCAAGAACTTGAAATAATGGCAATAGATTTTATTAAAGAACCTGGTGATCGTATTCAGGGGCCTATGGTTCAAACAAAATTATTACGAGGCACTACAACAGATATGTTAGTTGTGAAATTATCTCATCTATGTTCAGATGGTGCAGGGGTCAAGGAATATATTAATTTGCTTGGAGCAATTTATACTCAACTTTCCTTGGGACAATCTAAGAATCAAATTATAAAGGAATTTGGTGAGGGAAATGAGAGTTTTCGAGATCAATCACATGTATTCAAATATGCTGGAATATCGGACATAAAAAGCGCGTATCGTCCTAACCAAGAACAACAGGCATCGTTATGGTCTTTTCCATCTCAACCCAACAAAAATAAATTCCCTCAAATGTCCGTGCGGCGGTTGAGCCATGAGCAATCTCTACGTCTAACCCAATGGACAAAAGCACAACAGGCTACCTTGAATGATGTAATCATGACTGCATACTTCCGAGCTTTATCACATTTCACTGTGTATGCAGAACCTCGCACTGCAGAAAAAATGATCGGTTTAACAATTGATTTACGTCGATATCTGCCTAATTATACAACTGGTGCTATTTGCAACTTATCCGGCATGGAAATGCCAGTGATTAAAATGGAGGATGATGAATCATTTAATCAGACTCTCGTTCGAATTAAACAATCAATGGATAAAATAAAGTCTCAAAATCCAGGTCTTTCTTCAGCAGCAGGAATGGAGCTACTGGCAGGTATGAAGCTATCTGTGGTGAAGGAAATGTATAATCAGCAATACGAACAGGCTTTACAGATGGGGATGGCGTTGCCATTACTGACAAATTTCGGGGTGATCGCTGATGAACCTATTCAGTTTGGCGAAGTTCAAGCTGAGGACGGGTATATGACATCACCCATTATGTATGCGCCATTCTTTTCAATGGGTGCAAGCTTTTATAATGGAAGACTTACATTTACGATTGGTTATCATACACCGGATACATCAAAAGAAAAGGTAGACAAATTTTTAGAAAGTGTTGTTAATCAACTATCATAAATAAAAGAGAATATAGCGCAAAAATTTCTAGCGGAATTGTATTTTAGGGGCTCGTCCCCATGTCCATCAAGCTAATATTTTGAAGTATCCCTAAAACGAAAATTTTATATCACTACAACAGTTATTTATGAGAATTTAGGTCGTTTTTTTCGTTTTGAGGTATTCGCTTTTCTTAGCTTGATGGTGATGTGGCGGTACCCCAGAATGCAAAGAACTGAGAAAGGAAAGGAACGATGGGATACACTGTGCAAACAAGCAGTCATCTTACATGAGCAAGGAATGAGCTACACAGCTATTGGTCGCAAACTAGGTTGCCCTAGAGCCAAGTTAGAGGTAGAACTAAAAAAACGAGAGTTGTGGAACGGAATCAGTAGAGAACAAATAAAAGAGATAGCACGAAAGAGATGGGATAGCGCCCTATTACTAAGAATTTAAATAGTGTATTAAATAAGAAAAAATATTGACAACTGAATCGACGAATGCTTACTAGACATGCAACAAACAGCCCACCTTTTCGAACGTGATCCAATTGTAATTGCTAAAAGGATTCAAAGAGAAATATATGATACAACTGGCATAACCACATCAATCGGAATAGCCCCTAACTTATTTCTCTCAAAGGTTGCTCTTGATGTCGAAAGTAAACATTCAAAATCAAGGATTGCTACGTGGTCATACGAGGATGTTTCGAAAAAGTTATGCTAAATCAAGCCTCTACAAAAAGTATGGGGAATTGGAATTGCTACTGAAGAGGCGTTGCATGGCATGGGGCTATTTTCCTTGAAGGATGTTGCAAAAACGCCTAAAGAACAATTAATAAAGCGATTTGACAAGGTAAAAGTTGAAGAGCAATATCGTTTCGCATATGGCGCAGATATATACCGGATTGTAAAGTATAAAAAACCAGGGAATTATAATCCCTGGTTTTACTTTAATTTATAAATTCAAAGAGTTTCGATGCATTGGTTCCGCCCGGCAAGATGTATTTAATAACACCATTTGTAGGGACAGTAATTTCATGCGTGCCGCTGCTGATTTTTGGTGCTTGCTTCCAAGTTCCATCATAATAAACGAAAGTAGATGCAGTCCCCTTATAATAATTAGGAGTGATTCTTATCTTTTTACCCGCTGCATTTTTAAAAGTAAATTCATAAACAATTCCATAGTTTCCATCTAAAATAGAATGTGCACCGGACAACTGATCAATTGGATCTTCGTATTCATTAATTCCAACGTTTTGTTTAGCATTCTCTAAATTACTCCCAACATAAAAACTCTTTGTTGTATTATAATCTATCGTTGCTTTTCTTGTATCTGTTCGATAATTTGCAGTTGTTTGGTCGCTTGTGGACACATATACTTGTGGTGTTTTTGTTAGATCCATAACTTCTGTTGCTGTTGGGAACGTTTCATCCGTTTTTTTCTTAAAAACGAATTGACGGACAGTAAGATTTCCATTTGTCACGAATTTCAGCTTACCTGTGACTGTGTTCCCACCTGCTATTTTTTGTTCTTTTATAAAAATACTAGACCATGCTGGAATTGTTTTTGTTTCTGTTTTTGTGTCGTTAGCGTATTCAATTTCCATTTGCGATGCTACATTCATAGAATTTCCATCTTTTTGTGTCCCTTGTTTAAAGGAATCGTTTTTTATTGTAACAGTACGCGCTGAACTACTTCCATTGTAGATAGCGTATCCCCACTGTAATTCCATTCCTGCATTGTTGTGGTTATAAAATTCAGCGACATATTCTTTATTGGGTTCTACATAGCGCTGTAATGTATAGTAAGAATACTTTCCAGGTTCAAAACGATGTAAATAAGATGGATCTACCTTGGAACCATATACAGTCTCCGGTGCATTAGAATACATATAATTCGCTCCCGTCTGTGTATAAGTGATTGTCGAAGGCGAGGCTGCTTGTACAGGGCTAAAAGAAGGAATAAATAAAGATAGACTAATTGTTAAAGCAGAAAACATTTTTATTTTTTTCATGGAATCCCCATCCTTTTTAAATATTATTTATTTTCCAAAAAACAATACCGGAACATATTACCATTTATATTAAAAAATGTAAATAAATCCTTGTAAATGGGGTCACCATACATTTTGTATAAAAATATACCGTAAGTTGATGGATGTTGGGTACCACCACATCGCTATCAAGCTAACAAAACAATTTTCCCTAAAATAAATAAAAAGAATCCATTTTGAAAAAAGTTTGATCAAAATGGATCTTCTCTCTACCCTATTTACATCACCAAAGATTTCAAAAAAGAAATGAAAAAACCTGAGTCCATATAAATAGAGAACTCAGGTTTCTTTGTTGTGCTTTTTGAATACTAAAGGTCACTTCACTTTATAATATTATTTTCCTAAATTAGAATTTCCTTAATTCGTAACCTTCGAAGTAGCTTTTTTAAGTGTTTGCTGTAAACCCTCTGCCAAACTAATTACATGTGGATTTCGTAACATTGTAAAATGATCTCCATTTACTTGAACCACTTCTACCTTTTCTGATGTATGACGACTCCAATCCATGCCATTGTATTCCCCATCTATTGCTTCAAAGAAAGTAATAGGAAGTGGTGCCATTTTTGCTTGATAACCATTTACTGCATAAAGTGTAGATTTCCAAGTACGAAGCCAACTTTCCATTTGTTCTGTTGTGAAATCAGCGTTTACAATATCCGCTCTCTTACATAGGTCCATTAAATACTGCACATGCTCCGTATCATTCATTTTTCGTAATTCCTCAACTGAAAGTTGCTCCATCTTGATACCAAAACTTTTTAATAGAGTATCACCGAAGAAGCAAACTATAAAAGCATCGTCTACTCCATCACTTGCTGCGCTTGGAGGACAAATATCTATAATTGCTAATACGTCCACTGTCTCTCCTTGTTTTTGAAGTTGATATGCAATTTCATATGCAATAATTCCACCGACACAATATCCACTGATTAAATACGGTCCCTTTGGTTGATTCTGTTTAATTGCTTCAACATAGTATGCCGCCATTTCTTCTAAACAAGTAAACGGCTCTCGTTCTCCATATAGACCTGCAGACTGTAATCCATAAACAGGTTGATCTGGACCAAGTTCACGAGCTAAGTCTGCGAAACACATAACTTGTCCCATAGCTGGATGTACGATATAAATTGGAGGAAGTGAACCCTTAGAATTAATAGCGACTAAAGGTGACGTTGGCATGAAATCGTCGTCCCCACTAATAAGCTGTGCTAAGTGCTCGATTGTTTGCCCTTCAAATAATACCGATATTGGTAATTTTTTATTAAATTTCCGTTCAATTAATGACATAAGCTTAACAGCCAGTACGGAGTGACCGCCAAGATCAAAGAAATTATCAGTCACACCAATCGAATTAATATTTAAAAGATCTTCCCATATTCCAGCTAACTCCATCTCCAATGTATTACGAGGAGCAACCTGACCAGACTCTACCATAAAGTTACTTGTATCAGGTGCAGGTAATGCTTTACGATCAACCTTTCCATTTGTAGTCAGTGGTAGTGTATCTAATTTAATAAATACAGAAGGTACCATATAATCTGGTAATTTTTCTTTCATAAAGGAACGCAATTCATTTATAGAGATTTCTTGATTTAATACAGGAACGATATAAGCAACTAAACGCTTGTCATGATTTTCATCTTCATGTACTGTCAAGACTACTTCACGAATGGTTGGAAAAGCACTAATAACCGATTCAATTTCACCTATTTCCATTCGGAATCCTCGAATTTTGACTTGTTGATCAATTCGTCCTAAATATTCAAGCTCCCCATTCATCGTATAACGTGCTAAATCACCACTTTTATAAAGTCTTGAGTTAGAATCAGAACTATACGGATTTGAAATGAATCGTTCTTGAGTTAAATCCAATCGATTTAAATAACCTCGTGTGACCCCAGAACCACCAACATACATCTCACCTACAACACCGACTGGAACTGGTTTTAAATTTTGATCTAAAACAT of Bacillus clarus contains these proteins:
- a CDS encoding condensation domain-containing protein gives rise to the protein MEQRKFSVTPQDRMNHLLGLYSADQQINAVLYFPVGISKKILEQSVRITLQLQPVLNSRFVENDIPYWEEHSSATNSPICLFAEGNNQELEIMAIDFIKEPGDRIQGPMVQTKLLRGTTTDMLVVKLSHLCSDGAGVKEYINLLGAIYTQLSLGQSKNQIIKEFGEGNESFRDQSHVFKYAGISDIKSAYRPNQEQQASLWSFPSQPNKNKFPQMSVRRLSHEQSLRLTQWTKAQQATLNDVIMTAYFRALSHFTVYAEPRTAEKMIGLTIDLRRYLPNYTTGAICNLSGMEMPVIKMEDDESFNQTLVRIKQSMDKIKSQNPGLSSAAGMELLAGMKLSVVKEMYNQQYEQALQMGMALPLLTNFGVIADEPIQFGEVQAEDGYMTSPIMYAPFFSMGASFYNGRLTFTIGYHTPDTSKEKVDKFLESVVNQLS